A section of the Agarivorans litoreus genome encodes:
- the focA gene encoding formate transporter FocA: protein MNHIQVERLPAPTVVSSEKPKESLSSAALSPDQMTQFAEQYAYKKATNTTAKTLSLALSAGVFIGLAFVFYITVTTGSSGVGWGVSRLLGGLAFSLGLVMLVVCGGELFTSSVLSIIPRANGQLNTRAMLANWSKVYLGNFVGALLLVLVVSGAKLYQLDHGQWGLNALSIAQHKLEHGFMQAVMLGMLCNLLVCLAVWMTFSAKTSAAKAALVILPVAMFVSTGFEHVVANMFMVPLGIAIKAWAEPTFWAQVGVQASAFEHLTWANFASHNLLPVTIGNIIGGAVIVGLGYWSVYSRGSQLEPVRPKFSVLSNQYSGPVGEPTMQNLKTITVADIMSPADNALSPDMTIASACDALVAQELSGAVVVNENNELQGFVSELEILRKLWLEDYSKPSTTTVASIMQKDIMTVAPNHNLLKLAEYMSVDVAQVYPVSESGVLLSSTHQPLEERLRNSSVYRPKIFPVVDSGKLVGVVTRHQVLKALRPALGAPVKLEEPQAEVAESVA, encoded by the coding sequence ATGAATCATATTCAAGTGGAGCGATTGCCAGCTCCTACAGTAGTAAGCAGTGAAAAGCCTAAAGAGAGCCTTTCATCCGCCGCGCTAAGCCCCGATCAAATGACCCAGTTTGCCGAACAGTATGCTTATAAAAAGGCAACTAATACTACTGCTAAAACCTTGAGTTTAGCGCTTAGTGCTGGCGTGTTTATTGGTTTAGCTTTTGTTTTTTACATCACGGTAACTACTGGCTCTTCAGGAGTGGGTTGGGGAGTTAGTCGCCTACTTGGTGGCTTGGCCTTTAGCTTAGGTTTAGTGATGTTGGTGGTATGTGGCGGTGAGCTATTCACTAGTAGCGTGTTGTCAATTATTCCGCGGGCCAATGGGCAGCTTAATACACGCGCCATGCTAGCTAACTGGAGCAAAGTATACCTAGGAAACTTTGTTGGCGCCTTACTGCTAGTACTGGTGGTGAGTGGCGCAAAGCTCTACCAGCTGGATCACGGCCAATGGGGGCTTAATGCTCTATCTATAGCGCAACACAAATTAGAACATGGCTTTATGCAAGCGGTGATGCTGGGCATGTTATGTAACTTATTGGTGTGCTTAGCAGTATGGATGACCTTTAGTGCTAAAACCAGTGCCGCTAAAGCTGCCTTGGTGATATTACCCGTTGCCATGTTTGTTAGTACCGGCTTTGAACACGTAGTGGCAAACATGTTCATGGTACCGCTCGGCATTGCGATTAAAGCCTGGGCTGAACCGACCTTTTGGGCACAGGTTGGCGTTCAAGCAAGTGCATTTGAGCACCTAACTTGGGCAAATTTTGCCTCACACAATTTATTACCAGTCACTATCGGCAACATTATTGGCGGCGCAGTGATTGTAGGCTTGGGCTACTGGTCGGTATATAGCCGCGGTAGTCAGCTTGAGCCGGTACGTCCTAAATTTTCTGTTTTATCAAATCAATATTCTGGTCCTGTTGGAGAACCTACTATGCAAAACTTAAAAACAATTACAGTCGCTGACATCATGTCTCCTGCCGACAATGCACTTAGCCCTGACATGACCATTGCAAGTGCTTGTGACGCGCTGGTAGCTCAAGAGTTATCTGGGGCGGTTGTGGTAAACGAAAACAACGAGCTGCAAGGCTTTGTTTCAGAGTTAGAAATTTTAAGAAAACTGTGGCTAGAAGATTACAGCAAACCAAGTACAACAACCGTAGCAAGCATTATGCAAAAGGATATTATGACCGTGGCACCTAATCACAACTTATTAAAATTAGCTGAGTACATGAGTGTTGATGTTGCCCAAGTTTACCCAGTATCTGAGTCAGGTGTTTTGTTAAGCTCTACTCACCAGCCTTTAGAAGAGCGTTTACGTAACAGTAGTGTTTACCGTCCGAAGATTTTCCCTGTGGTAGATAGTGGCAAACTAGTTGGCGTGGTTACACGTCACCAAGTACTTAAAGCCTTACGCCCAGCTTTAGGCGCTCCGGTAAAGTTAGAAGAGCCACAAGCTGAGGTGGCTGAATCAGTCGCGTAA